In Malus sylvestris chromosome 16, drMalSylv7.2, whole genome shotgun sequence, the following are encoded in one genomic region:
- the LOC126608590 gene encoding piriformospora indica-insensitive protein 2-like — protein MKAFAPISLVILVIFQFSVGVWSYEEADEGVAPMEKTEQEALYSAVQGFVGKWWNGSDLYPDPCGWTPIQGVSCDLYDGVWYVTTMNIGPILDNSLNCSPSAKFRPQLFDLKHLKSLSIFNCFLSPHKHPVPIPSENWWNLAGSLESLEFRSNPGLTGQIPTTFGSLRKLQSLVLVENGLSGGLPTNIGELVRLKRLVLAGNWFTGQIPDGFGGLNQLLILDLSRNSLSGPLPITIGSLTSLLKLDLSSNQLEGQLPLGFGNLKMLTLLDLRSNNFSGGLTKSLEEMHSLEVLVLSKNPIGGDIKTLEWQNMEKLVILDLSGLGLIGEIPDSISNLKKLRFLGLSDNKLTGNLLPKIATLPCLSALYLHGNNLTGELKFSESFYHKMGSRFGAWNNPNLCYVSGMVPAGHVPFGVRPCQQGEEEVALVEKPNSKTELGDEILNQNSHYTTSLGISSIGIDGFWWLSGFLQLLMFLLLT, from the exons ATGAAGGCTTTTGCTCCTATCAGTCTTGTGATTTTGGTAATCTTTCAGTTCTCTGTGGGTGTTTGGAGTTATGAGGAAGCAGATGAAGGTGTAGCTCCGATGGAGAAAACTGAGCAGGAAGCTCTGTACTCTGCAGTACAAGGCTTTGTGGGTAAATGGTGGAATGGTTCAGACCTCTATCCGGATCCTTGTGGGTGGACTCCTATAcag GGGGTGTCTTGTGATTTGTATGATGGGGTTTGGTATGTGACCACCATGAATATTGGACCTATTCTTGACAACTCCCTAAATTGTTCCCCAAGTGCAAAATTTAGACCACAACTGTTTGATTTGAAGCACCTAAAATCCCTATCCATTTTCAATTGCTTCCTCTCACCCCACAAACATCCAGTTCCAATCCCCTCAGAGAACTGGTGGAACCTTGCTGGCAGCTTAGAATCACTAGAGTTTCGATCGAATCCGGGCCTCACTGGACAAATTCCTACAACCTTTGGCAGCCTTAGAAAGCTCCAATCATTAGTGCTAGTAGAGAATGGATTAAGTGGTGGACTACCAACAAATATCGGTGAATTGGTCCGATTGAAACGGCTAGTTCTAGCCGGCAACTGGTTTACGGGCCAAATCCCTGATGGGTTTGGTGGATTGAATCAGCTGTTAATCCTTGATTTAAGTAGGAACTCACTATCCGGGCCTTTGCCAATCACCATTGGAAGCTTGACTTCACTCTTGAAGCTTGACTTGAGCAGCAATCAACTGGAAGGGCAGCTACCATTGGGGTTTGGTAATCTAAAGATGTTGACTTTATTGGACCTCAGGAGCAACAATTTCTCAGGTGGGTTGACCAAATCACTTGAAGAAATGCATTCCTTGGAAGTGTTGGTCTTGTCCAAAAACCCAATTGGTGGAGACATCAAAACCCTAGAGTGGCAAAACATGGAGAAATTGGTAATTTTAGACCTCTCTGGATTAGGTCTAATTGGTGAGATTCCAGATTCAATttcaaacctaaaaaaattgagatttttGGGTCTGAGTGACAACAAGCTCACAGGCAACCTCTTGCCAAAGATTGCAACTTTGCCCTGCCTCAGTGCACTCTACCTCCATGGCAACAACCTCACAGGGGAGCTTAAATTCTCTGAGtcgttttatcacaaaatgggGAGTCGTTTTGGGGCTTGGAACAACCCTAATCTCTGTTACGTCAGTGGAATGGTGCCAGCAGGCCATGTCCCATTCGGGGTGAGGCCATGTCAGCAGGGGGAGGAGGAGGTCGCTTTGGTTgaaaaacccaattcaaaaaCAGAGTTGGGTGATGAGATTTTGAATCAGAATTCACATTACACTACTTCTTTGGGAATCTCAAGCATTGGCATTGATGGGTTCTGgtggcttagtggatttctgcAATTACTGATGTTTCTGTTATTGACTTGA